In Pseudorasbora parva isolate DD20220531a chromosome 20, ASM2467924v1, whole genome shotgun sequence, a single window of DNA contains:
- the sim1b gene encoding SIM bHLH transcription factor 1b isoform X5, which yields MYISETASVHLGLSQVELTGNSIYEYVHPADHDEMAAVLTPQPAYHSHFIQEYEVERSFFLRMKCVLAKRNAGLTSGGYKVIHCSGYLKIRPFGLDAALFDGCYQNVGLVAVGHTLPPSAVTEIKLHSNMFMFRASLDMKLIFLDSRVSELTGYEPQDLIEKTLYHHVHSCDSFHLRCAHHLLLVKGQVTTKYYRFLSKHGGWVWVQSYATIVHNSRSSRPHCIVSVNYVLTDTEYKGLLLSLDQLKPRKPAFPYSSRKEDKPPLSRSKISASPYSQQFSAFQPDRSDSEHDSQWGGSPQTDSASPQDHGDASEPACYGLSQGDVMHMASHTTAAHTHTHAHTHTHAHTPLCDQGGRYGWWDAMRPVPSLTKATQHNGGAYHHTHAHWDDEHAVSSPEGGGSSGDSGDSCHDNGNSERMETLIRAKQELIKMEDGQMRDYSMLCRGAPGPRSLIRSRSPQPLPDGAEGPRAFPAHCDANTHTHFQTSAAHTHNGTSVIISNGS from the exons ATGTACATTTCTGAGACGGCGTCGGTTCATCTGGGACTCTCACAG GTAGAGCTGACCGGAAATAGCATTTATGAATATGTTCATCCGGCCGACCACGACGAGATGGCCGCAGTTCTGACGCCACAGCCGGCGTATCACTCACACTTCATCCAAG AGTATGAAGTGGAGCGATCGTTCTTCTTGAGAATGAAATGTGTTTTGGCCAAACGTAACGCTGGGCTCACGAGTGGAGGATATAAG GTGATCCACTGCAGCGGCTATCTGAAGATTCGCCCGTTCGGATTGGATGCGGCTCTTTTCGACGGATGTTACCAAAACGTGGGTTTGGTTGCGGTGGGACACACTTTACCGCCCAGCGCCGTCACCGAAATCAAACTCCACAGCAACATGTTCATGTTTCGGGCCAGTCTGGACATGAAGCTCATCTTCCTGGACTCTAG GGTCTCGGAGCTGACAGGATATGAGCCACAGGACCTGATTGAGAAGACCCTTTATCATCACGTGCACAGCTGTGACAGTTTCCACCTGCGCTGCGCTCATCACCTCC tgctTGTGAAAGGCCAGGTCACCACTAAGTATTACCGCTTCTTGTCGAAACACGGCGGATGGGTTTGGGTGCAGAGTTACGCCACGATCGTCCACAACAGCCGCTCGTCTCGGCCACACTGCATCGTCAGCGTTAATTACGTCCTCAC ggacACCGAGTATAAGGGCCTGCTGCTCTCTCTGGACCAGCTGAAGCCCAGGAAGCCTGCGTTCCCGTACAGCAGCCGTAAGGAAGACAAACCTCCGCTCTCCAGGAGCAAGATCTCGGCCTCTCCTTACTCACAG CAGTTCTCCGCCTTCCAACCGGATCGCTCGGACTCCGAGCACGACAGCCAATGGGGCGGCAGCCCTCAGACAGACTCCGCCTCTCCACAGGATCACGGAGACGCGTCAGAACCGGCCTGTTACGGTCTCTCTCAGGGCGACGTAATGCACATGGCCTCACACACCAcggcagcacacacacatacacacgcacacacacacacacacgcacacacgccgCTGTGTGATCAGGGCGGCCGTTACGGCTGGTGGGACGCCATGCGACCCGTCCCGTCTCTGACTAAAGCAACTCAACACAACGGAGGAGCATATCATCACACTCACG ctcacTGGGACGACGAGCACGCGGTCAGTTCTCCGGAAGGAGGAGGGTCGTCGGGAGACTCTGGAGACAGTTGCCATGACAACGGGAATTCGGAGAGGATGGAGACCCTGATACGAGCTAAACAGGAGCTGATTAAGATGGAGGACGGTCAGATGAGAGACTACTCCATGCTCTGCCGAGGGGCCCCGGGGCCCCGAAGCCTCATCCGGAGCCGGAGTCCCCAACCTCTTCCCGACGGAGCGGAGGGCCCGAGGGCTTTTCCCGCTCACTGTGatgccaacacacacacgcactttcAGACGAgcgccgcacacacacacaacggcaCATCTGTCATCATCAGCAACGGGAGCTGA